The proteins below come from a single Arthrobacter sp. zg-Y1171 genomic window:
- the gcvT gene encoding glycine cleavage system aminomethyltransferase GcvT produces MTEKYTALYEAHKQLGASFTDFGGWQMPLKYSSELAEHKAVRSAAGLFDLSHMGEVEVSGPDAGAFLDYALVGKLSAVKVGRAKYSLITNNDGGIIDDLISYRLADDSYLVVPNAGNADTVAAELASRAEDFDVAVNNVSAETSLVAVQGPVAEAILLDLVPADQAETVTGMKYYAAATVGIRAGERTLDLLVARTGYTGEDGFEIYVSNDDAAALWSALLAAGEDRGLIPAGLACRDSLRLEAGMPLYGNELTLDTDPYAAGLGPVVALSKEGNFVGRAALEARKAAGPARRLVGLKGSGRRSARSHYPVLSSDGETVIGEVTSGAPSPTLGFLIALAYVDTPFTEPGTALSVDLRGKPEPFTVVELPFYKRSKQ; encoded by the coding sequence ATGACTGAGAAGTACACGGCGCTCTACGAGGCGCACAAACAGCTGGGCGCTTCCTTCACCGACTTCGGCGGCTGGCAGATGCCCCTGAAATACAGCTCCGAGTTGGCCGAACATAAGGCCGTGCGCAGCGCAGCCGGGCTGTTCGACCTCTCCCACATGGGTGAAGTGGAGGTCTCCGGGCCCGACGCCGGGGCGTTCCTGGACTACGCCCTGGTCGGCAAACTCTCCGCAGTGAAGGTGGGACGCGCCAAGTATTCGCTGATCACCAACAACGACGGCGGGATCATCGATGACCTGATCAGCTACCGGCTCGCCGACGATTCCTACCTGGTGGTGCCCAACGCGGGCAACGCGGACACCGTGGCCGCCGAACTGGCGTCCCGCGCCGAGGACTTCGACGTCGCCGTGAACAATGTCTCGGCGGAAACCTCGCTGGTTGCCGTCCAGGGCCCGGTGGCCGAAGCGATCCTGCTGGACCTGGTCCCCGCCGATCAGGCTGAGACCGTCACCGGGATGAAGTACTACGCCGCGGCCACGGTGGGCATCCGGGCGGGGGAGCGGACCTTGGACCTGCTCGTGGCCCGCACCGGGTACACCGGCGAAGACGGGTTCGAGATCTACGTCTCCAACGACGACGCCGCGGCCCTCTGGTCTGCGCTGCTGGCTGCGGGTGAGGACCGGGGGCTGATTCCGGCGGGTCTGGCCTGCCGCGATTCGCTCCGTCTGGAAGCCGGGATGCCGCTCTACGGCAACGAGCTCACGCTGGACACGGACCCGTACGCCGCAGGCCTGGGGCCCGTCGTCGCCCTCTCCAAGGAGGGGAACTTCGTGGGGCGTGCCGCCCTCGAAGCCCGGAAGGCCGCCGGACCGGCCCGCCGCCTCGTGGGCCTCAAGGGCTCCGGCCGCCGTTCGGCGCGCAGCCACTATCCGGTCCTCAGCAGCGACGGCGAAACGGTCATCGGCGAAGTCACCTCCGGTGCTCCCAGCCCGACCCTCGGCTTCCTTATCGCCCTCGCCTATGTGGATACGCCATTCACGGAGCCCGGCACGGCCCTCTCAGTGGACCTCCGTGGCAAACCCGAACCCTTCACGGTTGTGGAACTTCCGTTCTATAAGCGCAGCAAGCAGTAA
- the gcvP gene encoding aminomethyl-transferring glycine dehydrogenase — MPVEPSSSTLAAAFVDRHIGARADAVETMLKAVGYDSLDGLVDMAVPAAIRQNFPLVLDPAKSEEETLAALRRIAGKNKTAVQMIGQGYYGTHTPPVILRNVVEDPAWYTAYTPYQPEISQGRLEALLNFQTMVQDLTALPIANASLLDEATAVAEAVLLMRRSNKSHSNGAIVLDSELFPQTIAVVKGRAKALGFDVIVADLADGLPEGELAGVVLQQPGASGVVRDSSALIAEAKDRGALVTVAADLLALTLITPPGEQGADIAVGSVQRFGVPLFYGGPHAAYMAVRKGLERSLPGRLVGVSKDSAGTPAYRLALQTREQHIRREKATSNICTAQALLAIVASMYAVYHGPEGLTAIARRAHDSARALATALKAAGVELLHESFFDTVTARVPGRAAEVIAAAEAKGINLRRIDADTVGISADETTTPAVIADVAAAFGAASVEAADGFDLPAGILRTSEFMTHPVFSSYRSETQMLRYLRRLSDRDLALDRTMIPLGSCTMKLNATAEMQAMTWPEFASIHPFAPDSQTEGWRELIADLEEKLAVITGYDTVSIQPNAGSQGELAGLLAIRGYHHSRGDEQRTVCLIPASAHGTNAASAVLAGMKVVVVATADDGAIDHADLRAKIDANRENLAAIMITYPSTHGVFDDDVRDVCEAVHEAGGQVYIDGANLNALVGLAQPGEFGGDVSHLNLHKTFCIPHGGGGPGVGPVAAKAHLAPFMPGDAATWTGGEDIPVSASRFGSAGVLPISWAYVSLMGGEGLTSATKHALLAANYVAARLNEYYPVLYTGKGGLVAHECILDLRELTAKTGVTAEDVAKRLVDYGFHAPTLSFPVAGTLMVEPTESEDLGEMDRFIDAMIAIRAEIDQVAAGDFTLEGSPLRNAPHTAVVVAANEWDRAYPREQAAFPLRSLRMDKYFPPVGRIDGAAGDRNLICSCPPIEDFEN, encoded by the coding sequence ATGCCTGTAGAACCGTCCTCCTCTACTCTTGCCGCCGCGTTTGTGGACCGGCACATCGGTGCCCGCGCCGACGCCGTGGAAACCATGCTCAAAGCCGTCGGCTACGACTCCCTTGACGGTCTGGTGGACATGGCCGTCCCCGCCGCGATCCGGCAGAATTTCCCGTTGGTCCTGGATCCGGCGAAGAGCGAAGAGGAAACCCTCGCGGCCCTGCGGAGGATTGCCGGGAAGAACAAGACGGCCGTCCAGATGATCGGCCAGGGCTACTACGGCACCCACACCCCTCCGGTGATCCTGCGCAACGTGGTCGAGGACCCGGCCTGGTACACGGCCTACACCCCCTACCAGCCCGAAATCTCCCAGGGCCGGCTCGAAGCGCTGCTGAACTTCCAGACCATGGTCCAGGACCTCACCGCCCTGCCCATCGCCAACGCGTCCCTGCTGGACGAAGCCACTGCCGTGGCCGAGGCCGTGCTGCTGATGCGCCGGTCCAACAAGTCCCACAGCAACGGCGCCATCGTGCTGGACTCGGAGCTCTTCCCGCAGACCATCGCCGTGGTGAAGGGCCGGGCCAAGGCGCTCGGCTTCGACGTCATTGTTGCCGACCTTGCCGACGGCCTGCCCGAAGGCGAGCTGGCCGGCGTTGTGCTCCAGCAGCCCGGCGCCTCCGGCGTGGTGCGCGACTCCTCCGCCCTGATCGCCGAGGCGAAGGACCGCGGGGCGCTCGTCACCGTGGCCGCGGACCTGCTGGCCCTGACCCTCATCACGCCTCCCGGTGAGCAGGGCGCGGACATTGCCGTCGGCTCCGTACAGCGCTTCGGCGTTCCCCTGTTCTACGGCGGACCGCACGCCGCCTACATGGCCGTCCGCAAGGGCCTGGAGCGTTCCCTGCCCGGCCGCCTGGTGGGCGTCTCCAAGGATTCCGCCGGCACCCCCGCCTACCGCCTGGCGCTGCAGACCCGGGAGCAGCACATCCGCCGCGAAAAGGCGACCTCGAACATCTGCACCGCGCAGGCGCTGCTGGCCATCGTGGCCTCCATGTACGCCGTCTACCACGGCCCCGAAGGCCTCACCGCGATTGCCCGCCGCGCCCACGATTCCGCCCGGGCGCTGGCTACCGCACTGAAGGCCGCTGGCGTCGAACTGCTGCACGAGTCCTTCTTCGACACCGTTACTGCCCGCGTTCCCGGCCGCGCTGCGGAGGTCATCGCCGCCGCGGAGGCGAAGGGCATCAACCTGCGCCGGATCGATGCGGACACCGTGGGTATCTCCGCCGACGAAACGACGACGCCGGCCGTGATCGCCGACGTCGCCGCAGCCTTCGGTGCCGCCTCCGTGGAAGCGGCGGACGGCTTCGACCTGCCGGCTGGGATCCTGCGTACCTCGGAGTTCATGACGCACCCGGTGTTCTCCTCCTACCGCTCCGAAACCCAGATGCTGCGCTACCTGCGCCGCCTCTCGGACCGCGACCTGGCCCTGGACCGCACCATGATCCCGCTGGGCTCCTGCACCATGAAGCTCAACGCCACCGCCGAAATGCAGGCCATGACCTGGCCGGAGTTCGCCTCCATCCACCCGTTCGCTCCGGATTCCCAGACCGAGGGCTGGCGCGAACTGATCGCGGACCTGGAGGAGAAGCTCGCGGTCATCACCGGCTATGACACGGTTTCCATCCAGCCCAACGCCGGTTCGCAGGGTGAACTGGCTGGGCTGCTTGCCATCCGCGGCTACCACCACTCGCGCGGCGACGAACAGCGCACTGTCTGCCTCATCCCCGCCTCGGCGCACGGCACCAACGCCGCCTCCGCAGTGCTGGCCGGCATGAAGGTGGTGGTGGTGGCCACCGCCGACGACGGCGCCATCGACCACGCGGACCTGCGCGCCAAGATCGATGCGAACCGCGAAAACCTCGCCGCCATCATGATTACCTACCCCTCCACCCACGGCGTGTTCGACGACGACGTCCGCGACGTCTGCGAAGCGGTCCACGAGGCCGGCGGCCAGGTCTACATTGACGGCGCCAACCTCAACGCGCTGGTCGGCCTGGCGCAGCCGGGTGAGTTCGGCGGCGACGTGTCCCACCTGAACCTGCACAAGACCTTCTGCATCCCGCACGGCGGCGGCGGTCCCGGCGTCGGCCCCGTGGCAGCCAAGGCGCACCTCGCGCCCTTCATGCCCGGCGATGCCGCCACCTGGACCGGCGGCGAGGACATTCCCGTGTCCGCGTCCCGCTTCGGCTCCGCCGGCGTGCTTCCCATCTCCTGGGCGTACGTCAGCCTGATGGGCGGTGAAGGCCTGACCAGCGCCACCAAGCACGCCCTGCTCGCGGCGAACTACGTGGCTGCCCGGCTGAACGAGTACTACCCCGTGCTCTACACCGGCAAGGGTGGACTGGTGGCGCACGAGTGCATCCTGGACCTGCGGGAACTGACCGCCAAAACCGGCGTTACCGCCGAGGACGTGGCCAAGCGGCTGGTGGACTACGGGTTCCATGCCCCCACGCTGTCCTTCCCGGTGGCCGGCACCCTGATGGTGGAACCCACCGAGTCCGAGGACCTGGGCGAAATGGACCGCTTCATCGACGCGATGATCGCCATCCGTGCCGAAATCGACCAGGTGGCGGCCGGGGACTTCACCCTCGAAGGCAGCCCGCTGCGCAATGCCCCGCACACCGCCGTCGTCGTGGCAGCCAATGAATGGGACCGCGCCTACCCGCGCGAACAGGCCGCTTTCCCGCTGCGCAGCCTGCGCATGGACAAGTACTTCCCGCCGGTAGGCCGCATTGACGGCGCCGCAGGGGACCGGAACCTGATCTGCTCCTGCCCGCCCATCGAAGACTTCGAAAACTAG
- the cycA gene encoding D-serine/D-alanine/glycine transporter: MSEHITRPPSDSSVSAPQNSAEEPHLARSLSSRHIQLLAIGGAIGTGLFMGSGKTISAAGPSVIFVYAIIGFMLFFVMRAMGELLLSDLRYKSFTDFSADLLGPWAGFFTGWTYWFCWVVTGIADVVAIAHYVTFWWGNAPLWIPALACILVLLALNLPTVKAFGETEFWFALVKIVAILTLIVVGLVMILTGFTHGDGVTAGFGNLWEHGGFFPTGPMGFVAGFQIAVFAFVGIELVGTTAAETKDPEKNLPRAVNSIPIRILLFYVGALTVLMAVIPWDEFSADESPFVGMFTLAGLGTAAAIVNFVVLTSAASSANSGIYSTSRMVFGLAQEGDAPRQFGRLSRRKVPQNALFFSCTFLLAGVALLYAGESVSAAFTLVSTISALCFMFVWSIILISYLVYRRRRPQLHEASKFPMPGGVMMAYLVLAFFVFILWTLTTQADTLQALLVTPAWFVLLGIVYAVLRRTPVHQARVAAHHDDVARERAALPAAKP, from the coding sequence ATGTCTGAGCACATAACCCGCCCACCAAGCGACAGTTCTGTTTCCGCGCCGCAAAACAGTGCGGAAGAACCCCACCTCGCCCGTTCCCTGTCCAGCCGGCACATCCAGCTGCTGGCCATCGGCGGGGCCATCGGCACGGGATTGTTCATGGGGTCAGGCAAGACCATCTCCGCGGCCGGCCCGTCAGTGATCTTCGTCTACGCGATCATCGGCTTCATGCTCTTCTTCGTTATGCGGGCCATGGGCGAGCTGCTGCTCTCCGACCTTCGTTACAAGTCCTTCACCGACTTCTCCGCGGACCTGCTGGGTCCCTGGGCAGGCTTCTTCACGGGCTGGACCTACTGGTTCTGCTGGGTGGTCACCGGCATTGCCGACGTGGTGGCGATTGCCCACTACGTCACCTTCTGGTGGGGCAACGCTCCCCTGTGGATCCCGGCCCTGGCCTGCATCCTGGTCCTGCTGGCCCTGAACCTGCCGACGGTCAAGGCGTTCGGCGAAACCGAATTCTGGTTTGCGCTGGTCAAGATCGTCGCCATCCTGACGCTCATCGTAGTTGGGCTGGTCATGATCCTGACCGGCTTCACGCACGGCGACGGGGTTACCGCCGGCTTCGGCAACCTCTGGGAACACGGCGGTTTCTTCCCCACCGGCCCCATGGGCTTTGTCGCCGGCTTCCAGATCGCGGTGTTCGCGTTTGTCGGCATTGAACTGGTGGGCACCACCGCGGCGGAAACCAAGGATCCGGAAAAGAACCTGCCCCGGGCCGTGAACTCCATTCCGATCCGTATCCTGCTCTTCTACGTAGGCGCCCTGACCGTCCTGATGGCTGTGATCCCGTGGGACGAATTCAGCGCCGACGAAAGCCCGTTCGTGGGTATGTTCACCTTGGCCGGGCTTGGCACCGCCGCAGCCATCGTGAACTTCGTAGTGCTGACATCCGCGGCATCTTCAGCGAATTCCGGGATATATTCCACTTCGCGTATGGTTTTCGGCCTGGCGCAGGAGGGCGATGCTCCCCGTCAGTTCGGCCGCCTCTCCCGGCGGAAGGTCCCCCAGAACGCGCTGTTCTTCTCCTGCACCTTCCTGCTGGCCGGCGTCGCCCTGCTGTACGCGGGCGAATCCGTCAGCGCGGCATTCACCTTGGTGAGCACCATTTCGGCCCTGTGCTTTATGTTCGTCTGGTCCATCATCCTGATCAGCTACCTGGTGTACCGCAGGCGCCGGCCGCAGCTGCATGAGGCGTCGAAGTTTCCGATGCCCGGCGGCGTCATGATGGCCTACCTCGTGCTGGCGTTCTTCGTGTTTATCCTGTGGACGCTCACCACCCAGGCAGACACCCTGCAGGCGCTCCTCGTGACCCCCGCGTGGTTCGTCCTGCTGGGCATTGTCTATGCCGTCCTGCGGCGGACCCCCGTGCATCAGGCGCGGGTGGCTGCACACCACGACGACGTCGCCCGCGAGCGCGCTGCGCTCCCCGCTGCGAAGCCATAA
- a CDS encoding alkaline shock response membrane anchor protein AmaP, translating to MRHHSGRANRTWLIILGVLFLAAGVLAALIASGTLDRLIGGSPGRSDRVLSESDGQGFLAGEYVPWGMLLAGVILGILGLWWLQAQIPRAWPAGTFRLQEDPAHGVTVCDPQVLASAVSNETDQLPGVVGSTVRLRGTADEPDLAMKVTVNSDADVQGVIARIQQEVVPHLVSALEVPLNTFGLEIDASSKAGAPGGGATVSSRGTVVY from the coding sequence ATGCGGCACCATTCAGGTAGGGCCAACCGGACGTGGCTGATTATCCTCGGGGTCCTGTTCCTTGCGGCAGGAGTGCTGGCAGCACTTATTGCCAGCGGAACCCTGGACCGCCTCATCGGGGGCAGCCCGGGCCGTTCGGACCGGGTGCTGTCCGAATCCGACGGCCAGGGGTTCCTGGCCGGGGAGTACGTGCCCTGGGGCATGCTGCTGGCCGGGGTGATCCTTGGCATCCTGGGGCTGTGGTGGCTTCAAGCCCAGATTCCCCGGGCCTGGCCGGCGGGGACATTCCGGTTGCAGGAAGACCCGGCGCACGGCGTCACCGTGTGTGATCCGCAGGTGCTGGCCTCCGCCGTCAGCAATGAGACGGATCAGCTGCCCGGCGTGGTGGGCTCAACCGTCCGCCTGCGCGGCACTGCGGACGAGCCGGACCTGGCCATGAAGGTGACGGTGAATTCCGACGCCGACGTGCAGGGCGTGATCGCCCGGATCCAGCAGGAAGTGGTGCCGCACCTGGTCTCGGCCCTGGAGGTGCCGCTGAATACCTTCGGACTGGAGATAGACGCCAGCAGCAAAGCCGGCGCCCCGGGAGGCGGCGCAACGGTCAGCTCCCGGGGAACGGTGGTGTACTAG
- a CDS encoding DUF6286 domain-containing protein, translating into MNAKIPPPVSMRRRPSRSVPAAISAIVMLALGVSLVWAAVARLIQGSWPAFVTEPLRWLSETGWDSTRGWTGAVVLLLIGLILLLCGMVPGDFSALPLRAKPVNMPGLPGAGEAGGVPSVRGGETVVMSRRAVARLAASTCDHIDGVATASATASSRKVHLDVRTALHGTTDLQHWVVDGVRSRLAATGLDPVPEVTATIRTRD; encoded by the coding sequence ATGAATGCGAAGATCCCGCCGCCGGTGTCCATGCGGCGCAGGCCCAGCCGCTCCGTTCCCGCAGCAATTTCCGCCATCGTGATGCTGGCGCTCGGTGTAAGCCTGGTCTGGGCCGCCGTCGCCCGCCTCATTCAGGGGAGTTGGCCGGCCTTCGTGACGGAACCGCTGCGTTGGCTCTCCGAGACCGGGTGGGACAGCACCCGGGGCTGGACCGGTGCCGTAGTGCTGCTCCTGATCGGGCTGATCCTGCTGCTGTGCGGAATGGTCCCCGGTGACTTCTCCGCACTGCCGCTGCGGGCAAAGCCGGTGAATATGCCGGGGCTGCCCGGAGCGGGGGAAGCGGGCGGCGTTCCGTCGGTCCGGGGAGGGGAAACCGTGGTGATGAGCCGGCGTGCAGTTGCGCGGTTGGCGGCATCCACCTGCGACCACATTGACGGGGTGGCCACCGCCTCTGCGACGGCGTCCTCGCGCAAGGTCCATCTGGATGTGCGGACGGCGCTGCACGGCACCACCGATCTGCAGCACTGGGTGGTGGACGGGGTGCGCTCCCGCCTGGCCGCCACCGGACTGGATCCGGTGCCGGAAGTCACGGCAACCATTCGGACGCGGGACTGA
- a CDS encoding alkaline shock response membrane anchor protein AmaP has translation MSIPSAPPSLVSGRDADDRGETVLARRVLEKTASQVARDETFAGGSSGGFLGIGSRADLSARPDASVELAGNVASLKVTVGLPYPMPLRQATEQLRRRITERVTELTGVQVRQVDITVAWLKPPQRDTRGRRKLQ, from the coding sequence ATGAGCATTCCCTCGGCTCCGCCGTCGCTGGTTTCGGGGCGGGATGCCGATGACCGCGGCGAAACCGTCCTGGCCCGGCGGGTGCTGGAAAAAACGGCCAGCCAGGTAGCCCGGGATGAAACGTTTGCAGGCGGAAGCTCCGGAGGATTCCTTGGTATCGGCAGCCGGGCGGATCTTTCCGCACGGCCGGATGCCAGCGTGGAGTTGGCCGGAAACGTCGCCAGCCTCAAGGTCACTGTGGGGTTGCCGTATCCGATGCCGCTGCGCCAGGCCACCGAGCAGCTGCGCCGCCGGATCACGGAGCGGGTCACCGAGCTGACCGGAGTCCAGGTGCGGCAGGTGGACATTACGGTTGCCTGGCTGAAGCCGCCGCAGCGGGATACGCGTGGCCGAAGGAAACTGCAATGA
- a CDS encoding Asp23/Gls24 family envelope stress response protein: MADPSKTAGATSATANPQGAQSMQTGQGSPQGQGGSSASPSADAERRTGPLHTPRGDTTIEETVVQKLAGMATREVPGVHAMGNAARRAFSSMTERIPGSQTNVSNGVTVEKGERQAAIDVSIVVEYGFSVVEVSQGIRRNVIRSVENATGLEVLEVNVNVTDVHLPDENEDQDDQQPSSPSKSLE, from the coding sequence ATGGCAGATCCATCAAAGACAGCGGGGGCAACGTCCGCTACGGCCAATCCGCAGGGTGCCCAGAGTATGCAGACCGGACAGGGTTCACCCCAGGGGCAGGGCGGCTCCTCCGCGTCGCCGTCGGCTGACGCCGAGCGCCGGACCGGACCGCTGCACACACCCCGGGGCGACACCACCATCGAGGAAACCGTGGTGCAGAAGCTGGCAGGCATGGCCACCCGCGAGGTGCCGGGCGTGCATGCCATGGGCAATGCCGCCCGGCGTGCTTTCAGTTCCATGACCGAAAGGATCCCGGGCTCGCAGACCAACGTCAGCAACGGCGTCACGGTGGAAAAGGGCGAACGCCAGGCCGCGATCGACGTCAGCATCGTGGTGGAGTACGGCTTTTCCGTGGTGGAGGTGAGCCAGGGCATCCGGCGCAACGTCATCCGGTCCGTGGAAAACGCCACCGGCCTGGAAGTGCTGGAGGTGAACGTGAATGTCACCGATGTCCACCTGCCGGATGAGAACGAGGACCAGGACGACCAGCAGCCCTCCAGCCCGTCCAAGAGCCTGGAGTAA
- a CDS encoding RNA polymerase sigma factor, with product MAGSELPQAAHNGGRSPRTGPGHRYPDEAALVALARGGDLPAFEHLVAIYQRRLFRLAYRMLRDRGDAEDVVQDTLTAGWRMLPTLNREEAFGGWVYRTATNRCLDVLRHRTSHPQDLPGADPLADAAAVATARDSDREADPHRTAEVAAELDALRRALSLLPADQRACWLLREVHGQSYAEIGAALRISPQAVRGRLSRAREHLSAAMTPWR from the coding sequence ATGGCGGGATCCGAGCTGCCGCAGGCGGCGCATAACGGCGGGAGATCCCCGCGCACCGGGCCAGGGCACCGGTATCCGGACGAGGCGGCCCTGGTCGCACTGGCCCGCGGAGGAGACCTTCCCGCCTTCGAGCATCTTGTGGCCATTTACCAGCGCAGGTTGTTCCGGCTCGCCTACCGCATGCTTCGGGACCGCGGTGATGCCGAGGACGTCGTGCAGGACACGCTGACGGCCGGCTGGCGGATGCTCCCGACCTTGAACCGGGAGGAAGCCTTCGGCGGCTGGGTCTACCGGACGGCCACCAACCGCTGCCTGGACGTCCTTCGGCACCGCACTTCCCACCCGCAGGACCTGCCGGGCGCCGATCCGCTGGCCGACGCCGCCGCGGTCGCCACCGCCCGCGACTCGGACCGGGAAGCGGATCCGCACCGCACGGCGGAGGTGGCGGCAGAATTGGACGCCCTGCGGCGGGCCCTCTCCCTGCTTCCTGCGGATCAGCGGGCCTGCTGGCTGCTTCGTGAAGTCCATGGACAGAGCTATGCGGAGATCGGCGCTGCGCTGCGGATCAGCCCGCAGGCCGTGCGCGGACGGTTGTCGCGGGCCCGCGAACACCTGTCAGCAGCCATGACGCCGTGGCGGTAA
- the aceB gene encoding malate synthase A: protein MAIEVTDSSPAEGAEHILTPEALEFIEELHRRFRSTRDERLAARAVRRQEAASTGRLDFLPETADIRSGDWKVAEAPAALQDRRVEMTGPASPAKMAINALNSGAKVWLADLEDACTPTWHNVVDSQVNLYRAARNDLSFTSPEGKEYALRTDAPLAVVVMRPRGWHLPEKHVLIDGEPAVGALVDFGLHFFSNARQLLDNGQGPYYYLPKMESHLEARLWNDVFNFAEEYVGVPQGSVRATVLIETIPAAFEMEEILYELRDHASGLNAGRWDYLFSMIKVFRDAGKDYLLPDRADVSMTAPFMRAYTELLVKTCHRRGAFAMGGMAAFIPNRREPEVTAAALAKVKADKTREAGDGFDGSWVAHPDLVPVCREVFDDVLGDKPNQVDRQREDVSVTATDLLDVSTAEGSITEAGLRSNLYVAVNYVAVWLSGNGAVAIRNLMEDAATAEISRSQVWQQVRNNVVLEDTGETVSEELVSRILAEETERLRGEVSDEMFTGYFEPASRIIGEISLSKDYTDFLTLPAYELID, encoded by the coding sequence ATGGCCATTGAAGTAACCGACTCCTCGCCCGCCGAAGGAGCGGAACACATCCTGACCCCCGAAGCGCTGGAATTCATCGAGGAACTCCACCGCCGCTTCCGCAGCACCCGCGACGAGCGGCTTGCCGCCCGCGCCGTCCGCCGCCAGGAAGCCGCCTCCACCGGCCGACTGGATTTCCTGCCCGAGACCGCCGACATCCGCAGCGGAGACTGGAAGGTGGCCGAGGCACCCGCCGCCCTGCAGGACCGCCGGGTGGAAATGACCGGCCCGGCTTCCCCCGCCAAAATGGCCATCAACGCCCTGAACTCCGGCGCCAAGGTCTGGCTGGCCGACCTTGAAGATGCCTGCACCCCCACCTGGCACAACGTGGTGGATTCGCAGGTGAACCTCTACCGTGCCGCACGCAATGACCTCTCCTTCACCTCACCCGAGGGCAAGGAGTATGCACTGCGCACCGATGCCCCGCTCGCCGTCGTCGTAATGCGCCCGCGCGGATGGCACCTGCCCGAAAAACATGTGCTGATCGACGGCGAACCTGCCGTTGGCGCCCTGGTGGATTTCGGACTCCACTTTTTCTCCAATGCCCGGCAGCTGCTGGACAACGGACAGGGACCGTACTACTACCTGCCCAAGATGGAAAGCCATCTGGAGGCACGGCTCTGGAACGACGTCTTCAACTTCGCCGAGGAGTACGTGGGCGTGCCGCAGGGCTCCGTCCGGGCCACCGTCCTGATCGAGACCATTCCTGCTGCCTTCGAAATGGAGGAGATTCTCTACGAACTGCGCGATCACGCCTCCGGCCTGAACGCCGGGCGCTGGGATTACCTCTTCAGCATGATCAAGGTCTTCCGCGACGCCGGGAAGGACTATCTGCTGCCGGACCGGGCCGACGTCTCCATGACCGCACCCTTCATGCGCGCCTACACCGAACTGCTCGTGAAGACCTGCCACCGCCGCGGCGCCTTTGCCATGGGCGGCATGGCGGCCTTCATCCCCAACCGGCGTGAGCCTGAGGTGACGGCCGCCGCCCTGGCTAAAGTGAAGGCGGACAAAACCCGTGAGGCCGGCGACGGCTTTGACGGTTCCTGGGTGGCCCACCCTGATCTGGTGCCCGTCTGCCGGGAGGTCTTCGATGACGTCCTGGGCGACAAGCCGAACCAGGTGGACCGGCAGCGTGAAGACGTGTCCGTCACTGCCACCGACCTGCTCGACGTCAGCACCGCCGAAGGCTCCATCACGGAAGCAGGGCTGCGGTCCAACCTCTATGTGGCCGTCAACTACGTGGCCGTCTGGCTCTCCGGCAACGGTGCCGTTGCCATCCGGAACCTGATGGAGGACGCTGCCACTGCGGAGATTTCCCGCTCCCAGGTCTGGCAGCAGGTCCGCAACAACGTGGTGCTTGAGGATACCGGCGAGACCGTCTCCGAGGAGCTCGTCAGCCGGATCCTGGCCGAAGAAACGGAACGGCTGCGCGGGGAGGTGTCGGACGAAATGTTCACGGGGTACTTCGAGCCGGCCAGCCGGATCATCGGGGAGATCAGCCTGTCCAAGGACTACACGGACTTCCTGACCCTGCCGGCGTACGAGCTGATCGACTAG